From a region of the Theobroma cacao cultivar B97-61/B2 chromosome 8, Criollo_cocoa_genome_V2, whole genome shotgun sequence genome:
- the LOC18592961 gene encoding receptor homology region, transmembrane domain- and RING domain-containing protein 2, whose protein sequence is MKMNRVVVLLVLWFLCLLSASWMTSASVVLIGKNVTLSFDDIEANFAPAIEGSGECGVLYLAEPLDACSDLSNKVEEVSNVTSPFALVIRGRCSFDEKVRRVQKAGFKAAIVYDNDDDGILVAMAGTAAGIKINAVFVSKASGEILKKYAGCTDTELWLIPSFENSAWSIMAISFISLLAMSAVLATCFFVRRHRIRRERPQSSRVREFHGMSRRLVKAMPSLVFTAVLEDNCTSRTCAICLEDYTVGEKLRILPCRHKFHAFCVDSWLTTWRTFCPVCKRDARTSTGDPPASESTPLLSSIPSSVSSSVLSSARSSLASSSAIQIAPASSRCPSVSHIHPLASTPYVQQSLRSCHQSPSISLSRSSVDLRNTSSQRSHASHLVSPASLNYPSISPLNARYMSPYFPSPSNASPSLVSSSGHQLHPLRCSESAASFSPFASAQSLPEC, encoded by the exons ATGAAGATGAATCGTGTTGTGGTATTATTGGTATTATGGTTTCTCTGTTTATTGAGTGCTTCTTGGATGACGTCAGCCAGTGTGGTGTTGATTGGGAAAAACGTTACTCTCTCTTTCGATGATATTGAAGCTAATTTCG CTCCGGCGATTGAAGGGTCTGGGGAATGTGGGGTATTATACTTGGCAGAGCCTCTTGACGCGTGTTCGGATTTAAGTAATAAAGTTGAAGAGGTTTCGAATGTTACTTCCCCTTTTGCGCTGGTTATTAGAGGAAGGTGCAGTTTCGATGAGAAAGTACGAAGAGTGCAAAAGGCGGGGTTCAAAGCTGCTATTGTCTAtgacaatgatgatgatggtatCCTGGTTGCAA tGGCAGGGACTGCAGCTGGCATAAAGATAAATGCTGTCTTTGTCTCCAAAGCTTCTGGTGAAATACTCAAAAAGTATGCTGGATGTACTGATACGGAGCTGTGGCTTATCCCTAGTTTTGAAAACTCAGCTTGGTCGATCATGGCGATCTCCTTTATTTCTCTACTTGCCATGTCAGCAGTGCTGGCAACTTGTTTCTTTGTACGCAGACATCGCATCAGACGAGAACGCCCTCAATCTTCTCGAGTTCGTGAATTCCATGGAATGAGCAGGCGTTTAGTAAAAGCAATGCCCAGCTTGGTATTCACTGCTGTCTTAGAGGATAATTGTACTTCAAGAACGTGTGCAATATGCCTTGAAGACTATACCGTGGGAGAGAAGCTCAGGATTCTTCCATGTCGTCATA aatttcatgctttctgtGTTGATTCTTGGCTTACGACATGGAGAACTTTTTGCCCTGTTTGCAAGCGTGATGCAAGAACCAGCACAGGTGATCCACCAGCATCAGAGAGTACACCATTGCTTTCATCCATCCCAAGCTCTGTGTCCTCCTCTGTGTTGTCATCTGCTAGATCTTCATTAGCATCATCATCAGCCATACAAATTGCCCCAGCATCGTCACGGTGTCCATCAGTTTCTCATATTCATCCTCTTGCCAGCACTCCATACGTCCAGCAATCACTTAGGTCCTGCCATCAATCCCCTTCCATCAGCTTAAGCCGAAGCTCAGTAGATCTTAGGAACACATCTTCTCAGAGATCCCATGCTTCTCATTTGGTTTCACCAGCCTCATTGAATTACCCATCTATATCACCTCTTAATGCAAGATACATGTCCCCGTATTTTCCAAGCCCAAGCAATGCCTCACCAAGTTTAGTCAGCTCTTCTGGTCACCAGCTGCATCCACTGCGTTGCAGTGAGTCAGCAGCTAGTTTTTCTCCTTTCGCATCTGCTCAATCTCTTCCAGAATGTTAA
- the LOC18592960 gene encoding uncharacterized protein LOC18592960, giving the protein MNPSATKSGRDQMDPKECDTIAPAGTKYPSSRQTPSFSSSSSLSSSSSSLGSSYFPDDSPRSPATPLRFKGVPFSWEQLPGIPKKLQSHKKKESIKLLPLPPPATSPTSKKFNFEDMLTRKKASSAASESFRKDPFFAALVECSKDDHDHDQESASSFWTGAKVTRSISDRFGFINLYASCKKTCAVSESIVYLPRSSRTANYGLINRRSRLN; this is encoded by the coding sequence ATGAATCCCTCAGCAACAAAAAGTGGCCGTGACCAAATGGATCCAAAAGAATGTGACACCATAGCTCCGGCCGGAACCAAATACCCTTCCTCCCGCCAAACTCCTtcattctcttcttcttcctcactCTCATCGTCATCATCTTCACTCGGATCTTCGTATTTTCCCGATGATTCGCCTCGCAGCCCTGCTACTCCTCTCCGATTCAAGGGTGTACCATTTTCCTGGGAACAGTTACCCGGGATTCCCAAGAAGCTACAAAGTCACAAGAAGAAAGAGTCCATAAAGCTGCTGCCATTGCCTCCCCCTGCCACTTCACCAACCTCCAAAAAGTTCAATTTCGAAGACATGTTAACCCGGAAGAAAGCATCCTCTGCCGCTTCTGAGAGTTTCCGAAAGGACCCATTTTTTGCAGCGTTGGTTGAGTGTTCCAAGGATGATCATGATCACGATCAAGAATCTGCAAGCAGTTTCTGGACTGGAGCTAAGGTAACAAGGAGTATCAGTGACAGGTTCGGGTTTATTAACCTTTACGCTTCTTGTAAAAAAACTTGTGCAGTTTCAGAATCAATAGTCTATCTTCCAAGGTCTAGCAGAACAGCGAACTATGGCCTAATCAATCGTCGTTCTCGTTTGAATTGA
- the LOC18592962 gene encoding protein disulfide-isomerase 5-2: protein MRLLMILLLLLCIFRSGICSTADQFKVDGKVLELDESNFDSAISSFDYILVDFYAPWCGHCKRLSPQLDEAAPVLAGLKEPIVIAKVNADKYTRLARKHDVDAYPTLKLFMHGVSMEYFGPRKAELLVQYLKKFVAPDVSVLSSDSAISDFVEAAGSFFPIYIGFGLNETVTSNLAVKYKKRAWFSVAKDFSDDAMVLYDFDKVPALVALHPSYKQQSIFYGPFEDEFLGDFIKQNLLPLVVPLNHETLKLLKDEERKIVLTITADENEDQSQNLIKVLKAAASANRDLVFGYVGVQQWEDFADKFGVDKKTKLPKMIVWNGDEEYFSVIGIESLDKEDLGSQISRFLEGYREGRTERKTVKGPSFMGFINSLIGIRTVYIVVFIVAVMMLIQSIGKDDEPLRVGRRDEVDHAESSEAESSQYGPEKKED, encoded by the exons ATGCGTTTGCTCATGATCTTATTGCTGCTGTTATGCATCTTCAGATCAGGAATTTGTTCGACGGCCGATCAGTTTAAGGTAGACGGGAAAGTGTTGGAGCTGGACGAATCCAACTTTGACTCCGCCATTTCCTCCTTCGATTACATCCTCGTTGACTTCTACGCTCCCTGGTGCGGCCACTGCAAACGCCTTTCCCCTCAG TTGGATGAGGCTGCTCCTGTTCTTGCTGGATTGAAGGAGCCAATAGTGATAGCTAAAGTAAATGCTGACAAGTATACCCGTCTTGCTAGGAAACATGATGTTGA TGCATATCCTACTCTCAAGCTCTTTATGCATGGCGTTTCTATGGAGTATTTTGGACCAAGGAAAGCAGAATTACTTGTTCAATACCTGAAGAAATTTGTTGCTCCTGATGTGTCTGTTCTTAGTTCAGACTCTGCAATTAGTGATTTTGTTGAAGCAGCTGGTAGTTTCTTTCCTATATACATAGGTTTTGGATTGAATGAGACTGTGACATCTAATTTAGCTGTTAAGTACAAGAAAAGGGCATGGTTTTCTGTCGCAAAGGATTTCTCCGATGATGCCATGGTATTGTACGACTTTGACAAAGTTCCTGCTTTGGTAGCTCTTCATCCAAGTTATAAGCAGCAAAGCATTTTTTATGGCCCCTTTGAAG ATGAATTTTTGGGGGATTTTATAAAACAGAATTTGCTGCCTCTGGTGGTGCCCTTGAACCATGAGACATTAAAGCTATTGAAAGATGAGGAGAGGAAAATTGTCCTGACAATCACAGCTGATGAGAATGAAGACCAATCACAGAACTTGATCAAGGTATTGAAGGCTGCTGCATCTGCAAATCGTGACTTGGTATTTGGCTATGTCGGGGTTCAACAATGGGAAGACTTTGCTGATAAATTTGGGGTTGACAAGAAGACAAAGTTGCCAAAAATGATTGTCTGGAATGGAGATGAGGAGTACTTTTCA GTTATCGGTATCGAAAGCCTTGATAAGGAGGATCTGGGATCTCAAATATCACGATTTCTAGAAGGATATAGAGAAGGAAGAACAGAAAGGAAAACAGTTAAAGGGCCATCATTCATGGGCTTTATCAATTCACTAATTGGCATCAGAACTGTCTACATAGTTGTCTTTATCGTTGCAGTGATGATGCTCATACAAAGTATTGGTAAAGACGACGAACCTCTCAGGGTTGGCAGACGAGATGAGGTTGATCATGCTGAGAGCTCCGAAGCTGAAAGCAGCCAGTATGGAcctgaaaagaaagaagattaA